GGCAGACTCTCAAGGTCGCTTTATTTCAGCAGAATTTGATTTAGGCTTGGGTCAATCTGCATATATCTGTTCGCTTTACTTACCTTCAGGTTCTTCAGGTGATGAAGCTCAAGTACGTAAAGATCACTTTTTGGAACAATATGGTCAGATTCTTAAACAATGGCGTGATGAGAATAAATCCGTGATTGTTTGCGGTGACTACAATATTGTACATAAACGTATTGATATTAAAAATTGGTCAGGCAACCAAAAAGCATCTGGCTGCCTACCCCATGAACGTGCTTGGCTTGATCATATTTATGATGAACTCGGTTATGTCGATACTTTCCGTGAAGTTCGTAAAGAGGCTGAAGTCTACTCATGGTGGTCGAACCGCGGTCAAGCTCGCGCGAAGAACGTTGGCTGGCGTATCGACTACCATGCTTGTTCACCCGACTGGAAAAATCGTACGGTAAATGCTTGGGTTTATAGAGACCATTGGTACAGTGACCACGCCCCAGTCATTATTGACTATGTCATTTAAATCAATCGAGCACTGAGTGAACACTTGTTTACTCAGTGTGCGCGAATGGCTCACAGAATTTGTCGTATTCTCTTATTTTTATTTGATCATGCAAAGTGCATTATTGTCGCACAGCACAGGGACTTGTCAGGATGACAAATAAGGATTGGACGCTGTAGGATGAAAAGGAAATAAATTTATTTATTTCTCAAGGATGAACGACATTGGACGTTGAATTGAGACCCGCATAATCAGGATGATTCGATGCGGGTTTTCTCTTTTCTAAGTATCTACTATTTTTAATGATCTATTTCCAAGCCCCAAAAATCACTAACTTTTCATTTTTTTATAAAACTCATCACTTCATAAAATATACGATGCCAATACAATCCAGTGCTCATTCGTCATTCTAAATATCCACATTTTTAAAGTTCAGTTTTTAAATATTCAAATTTCTATACATCATCTTATAAATTGAACATGACAATTTGATGAATTGATTCTCCTGCAAATCCACTCTAGAGCCGTAAGCTAATTTGGGCTAATCTACCTCTATTGATTTTCAACCATAATTTAAAATACAGGTTTAAACATGCTTAAAGTATATGGGATTAAAAATTGTAGCTCGATGAAAAAGGCATTTGATTTACTCAACGAATTGGGGCTTGCTTATGAGTTTCATGATTATAAAAAACAAGGAATTGATGCAGATACGGTAAAAGTCTGGTTAGATCAAATTGGCACTGAGGTGGTACTCAATAAAAAAGGTACTACATGGCGCAAGCTAAGCACAGCTGAGCAAGAAGCTGCTTTAGGCACTGAAGCAGGTCTCATACAAGCCTTAACCACACATAACAGTTTGATCAAGCGCCCTATTATTGCAACGGGTAACGCTTTCGTCGTGGGTTTTGATGAAGCCATGATTCGTGGTCTAAATTAAGCGATTTAACAATATTTTTAAAATGAGCCCAATGCCATTCAATCAAAAAAGCCGAGCTATTGCTCGGCTTTTTAATATCTTTGAATATAGTGATGCCTAATTAGTTCGCACGCACCCAAGTTTGGTTACGACCTAAGGCTGCGACACCAATGAAACCACGAAGCTCAAGTTTTTTACCACCCGCAGCTAACTTACCTTTTAATTTGTAAGTTTTGCCAGATTGTGGGTCTAAAATTGAACCACCTTCATAGCTTGTGCCACCTGAATTTTTCAAGTTACGTACAATGGTTAAACCTTTGAGGGATTTATTTTTGTATGTTCCTTCGCATTTTTTGCAGGCGTTTTCTTCACCTGGTGTCAAAACACTTTGAATGCTTGCAGTCAGTGTTCCATTCGACTGTTCAGTGAATTTCACAACAGCTTTGGCTTGTTTGGTTTTGTCATCTATCGTTTTCCAAACCGTGCCATCTAATGGGTCGGCTGCATTGGCGAAAACCGTGGTTGCAAGTAATCCTAATGCTAGAGCTATTTTTTTCATTTTATTCATTTCCCTTGTCTTTCTTGACTTTTATATTATTAAAAATTCATAACAATTAAGCAATTTTTGAATGTGACTATTTAGTGTAGCCTTGTAAAGGCAGCCTACCAATAATAAGCATTTTCACCGCAATATGGAAAAAAAATGAAGATAAATCCACTATTGAAACAATATATTACAGAATCAATTTTAAAATCTACTCTGCGTTTCCCCAGTCGATTGAACCTTCCCCCTACCGTATTACGTGTGGCACTTGAACAGCTGAGCAAAGTCTTTCCTCAACCCAAAAATGTTGCGTTCAAGGCACTCAGAATTGCAGGTATTCGAGCGGAAGAAATTAAACCGCAACCTGAAACCACCCAGCTGATTTTCCATATTCATGGCGGCGCATTTTTCTTGGGTTCAATGAACACCCACCGTGCATTTATGAGCGAGATTGCTTTACGCACACAAATGCAAGTGTTGCATCTGGATTATCCCTTGTCACCTGAACAATGTTTTCCTGACGTAGGTGAGGCCATTTACGATGTGTATCGAATGTTGCTTGATCAAGGTGTTTTGACAAAAGATATTATTGTGTCAGGAGATTCTTGTGGGGCCAATTTAGCACTCGGTTTGGCTTTACGCTTAAGAGATGAAGACCCTAAACTTCTGCCCAGCGGTCTCATGCTGATGTCTCCTTTTTTAGATTTAACTTTAACCAGTGAATCGCTGCGTTATAACCAAAAACATGACGCACTGCTTTCTATAGAAGTTCTTGAAACAGGAATGAGTCATTATGTGCCCAAAGGTATAGATCGATCCGACCCTGCACTGTCGCCAATTTTTGCAGATTTAAAAGGTTTACCGCCTACCTTGGTGCAAATTGGTTCGAAAGAAATTTTAATGGATGATGCAAAGCGTTTTGAAGAAAAAGCCAAAGCCGCTGGCGTTAAAGTCGAATACAAATTGTATACCGGTATGTGGCATAACTTTCAAATGTTTAGCGCATGGTTTGACGAAGCCAAACAGGCCTTGGCAGATATTGCGGAATTCGCGCATAAGCTCGATAGAAACTAAATATATACTCAAAACTTAAAGGAGCTACGTGCTCCTTTTGTCTTTTTTACCTCTTATATTCAATCATTATTCTGCTTTGCATCAGTATCCGACGAAGTGAATGAATAAGCGTGATACAGCCGACAATAATTTAAAATAAAACCTATTCTTTCAACATTTTAAGTATATTCCAAAATTGTACATAGTTTAGACGTTTGCTATATTAAAACTCTTGAAAAACCACTTCAACGCATCATATTGAACAGGCAGGCTCACAATGAGAAAAACAGTTTATTCAGAACGTCGCCGTAAGATTCATATCGTTGTTAGAAATATCTTCAAAAAATTGGGACTATCCTCATGGCTCAATCCGAAAAACATAAGCGCATTAGAAACTGACCCTTTGACTGGTATTTATAATCAATTTGGTATTAACGTTTACTTAAAAGAGTTGCGTCACAGCCCGAAGCAAAATTATGCGATTGTGTTACTTAATCTGGATAACTTTAAAGATATTCAACACAGTTTTGGGCTTAAAGCAGCTGAAAAAGCACTGGTGAAAACCGCTCGACTACTCACTCAAAATATACGTGATACGGATTTGGTCGGCAGATATGGTGAACATGAATTTATTTTAATTCTCTGTGATATTGAGCTCGATGATGCCAATGATGTGGCGCAGCGCTGCTTGAACGTGATTCAAAACACTCCCATTCGCTACAATGCACAACACATTGATTTACATGCCAGCTGTGGCGTGTCGGTTTCAGATGAAGATGCCGTGAGTGACAAAATTTTACAATATGCAGATCGTGCTTTATATCTTGCCAAAATCAGCGGTTTTAATCAGCTTCGTGATCAGCGTGCGGTATTGGGTTAATTCAGGTTTACTTTAAGTTGATGAAGATAAAGATGCGAACTTTAACGCTATTCTTTTCACAATTTTAAAATACAATAAAAAGAGTAGCACGAGGCTACTCTTTTAAGATCAACATTAACCTTTGTTGCTCAGGCTTTAGAACAAGTAGGAAATGCCTAAACCTGCATTGTAACTGCGCGCCTGCCCGTCTAAATCAACACCAACACTGGCATCAAACTGAGTACGCTCATTGAGTGCATAAATTAAGCCCGTACCCAAAGCATATTCGTTATCAAGGCTTTCTTTTTTACGGTACACCAGCTCTGAATATCCAGACCAATCGCCAGCAATTTTATAGCCAATGCTTGGAATTGCAGTCACTGACCAATCACCGTCTTGAACTTCATAGAACATACTCATGCTGGTGTTAACAAGCGCGTTGTATTGATATTGCACTGAAGTACCCAGTGTATAAATATCTTCTTCTGCACTAAAGCCATCATTACCTGTTGCAATTAAAGCTTGAGCAAGCACAGCCATAGACAGCTTGTCATCATCTAGATCGACGCGATGTTTAACTGCAATGCTGACATCCCCTAAACCATCGTCCTCTACAGTTTGACCTTGTGACTTGGCTTGTGTCCAAGCAGGTCCCAACCAGCCCAATTGCAGCTCTGTATTTTCCGCCAAACCTGTACGTAACAACATGTCTGCATTCAAGCTTAGAGTCTTGGTTTTAATGCCAGATGCATCTTTAGATTCAACATATTTTGCAGCGGGTAAACCTTGCTCCCATGCCAAGTTCCCTACAGGGGTAATGCCTGTCCCAAAACCAGTCCCTGGGCGATCAAACGAAAAGTCTGATGCCATGGCACTCATTCCAAGGCTTGAGAGGGAAATAATAAAGCTAAGTTGTTTTAATTTGGTCATGAGAGCACTCAGTTAGGCTAATTCTTTGGTGGTTTTTGCGCCATTATTGCGCAGCAGTTCTAAAGTTTCTTTTTCTTCAGGCAATGCTTGTGACCAATCGATTTTATCAAAATCGCAGTCGAAAAATAAATCACTGATTGAAGACAAAATGGTATTGCCTTCTTCATCTTTGCTGTTTGGATCAACTTTATGTTCAAGCAAGCGTTTTACCGCAGGCACACAAGCTGCACTTGCTGCGTCCCAAAGTGGACCGTAGCATTCTTCAGCATCCCACAAATGGAAGTTGGCTTTGGCTTGAATTAAGGCTTCCAATATATCTAAATGCACTTGTAAGCTCAATTGTTTTTGCTCTGCGCACATCGGTTCGCCCGCTTCGTGTGCTTCACAAATTGCTTCCCACCAATGAAATAATGTGTCTGACCAAACTGACACTGCAGGGCCTTTGTCTTCAATAATAAAATTTGGATTAAGACCTTCTGCCAACAGGTGCTGAACCTGCTCCAGGTCAAGTTCTTCCAAAGCCTGTACAAATACTTGTTGTTGCGCAGTTAGCATGTCTGAGTCTCATATCAATTTGAAGGAATATTATGCCCAATAATGTTTAACTTTGTTTGATATAAATGATCACTGGCGAATTTAGATGAGTTTGATCTGAAAAGATGGACTAAAAATAAAAATACTGACTGATAAAAAAAGCCCCGTAGGGCTTTTTGTCTTAGACTTCATCTTCATCCAAAGCCAGATCATCTTGATCATCTTGATCATCATCTTTTAATGCAATCGGACCACCGCGTGGATTTTCTTTTTTCTCAAATACATGTTCTAAACTGCGTTTAAGGCGGTCAATGGCACCATGTACTGCGGTATCTATATTGTGTCCTTTATGATTGACCACCACAGGTTTAAATCCTGCAGGTCTTGCTTCAATCATACAACGAATATCTTCTGCGCCACCTTTAGGCCCATTTTCATCGCTAAAGTGCACTGAAAAATGGGTGATTTTCTCGGTATGGCGTTGAAACTCTGCAGTGAGCTCTTCGCGTACATAATCTATTAAACGTTCACTATTTTGAATATTTTTATCTGTACGGATTTCAATGTTCATAAATATCATCCTCACTTTTTCAAATCATTTTCGTGCAACTATTTTAATCTTGGCACGTTTGTCACTTGTTATTTAAAGCTCATGGCACATCTTCAATTTTAGTTTGGAATAGAACCTCCCTAGTTGAATAATGAACACTTTCAGAGTCTGCAGATCTGAGTCCTTATACTTCGAATATCGGATGTATCTGAAAATTATGCAAGTGCTATTTTAAAAATTTATCAAAAGGATAACTGATTGTGACAAGCGCTTACTTACTTGGACAGCAACATATTGATGCGATTCAAACTACACCCTATTCAAGAGATCTCACTGATGATCATGGTCAGCCGCTACACCTAAAAGGATGTTCATTGGTATACATTGTCATCTGTTGGGAGACCTGTACGCTTTAAAGCATTGCAAAAATTTCTAGATTATGTTCAGGCTCATGATCAAGTTTGGATGTATCGTCGTGGCGATATTGCAGCTCATGGGAAGATGCGTATGGACATTGGGTTACTGATTATTGCGGGCCTGATTCCGATTATTAATCACTCGTTTTATGCAGACTTTCCAAAATGGTTGCATACCTCGTGCCATTCGGATATCAACTCAATATGTTGAATAGCAATCATTCTAGATACGTTATTCAATCACCTGAATATACAGCATCCTAAAATCCGCGCGAAATACAACTAGACCATTGATTTATATTGTTAATTTTAGCTTATCCTCAGGCTTCAGCCAGAAGCTTGGGCTTTTTTTGATTTTTTGATCATTTTTGGCTTTATTTTTGCTAAAGAATCGTTATTCTGTAACCGCTTTCTCTGGGGATTTATTTTATGAAACTGACTCAAATCGTTGCATCCTGTGCATTGACTTCAGCTGCTGCATTCACTCAAGCAGCACCTATCTGGCAAGACTTTAGCATTACGGGTTTATATGGTGAAAACTACAAATCACCTTTTGTTACTCAAAATGAAAAAGTTGAACAAAGCACTATTACTGCTGAATATGCAGCGGGTTTAAAATATGGTGATTTCTTTGCCTTTGCTGATCGTTCAAATAACGATCCAGATGGGAATGAAACTTATTTTGAAGTTGCACCACGTTTAAGCCTGGGGGCAGTCACGGGCAAGAAACTTGAAGTCGGCCCCATTAAAGATGTTTTAGTGGCGACAACTTGGGAAGGTGGTGAAGGTTTTAACAACTACCTTTACGGTATTGGTTTCTCATTAGATATCCCTTATACCCAATATGCCAACATCAACTTTTATAAAGCTGAAAATGACAATACTGACGATGACTATCAATTAACCATTACCTATGCAGTGCCATTTAAACTGGGTTCAGAAGACTTCTTAGTCGATGCATTTTTAGACTGGTCTACCGCTGAAAAAACCCATGCCAGCGAACTCAACTGGACAAGCCAATACAAGTGGAATGTAGGTAAACATATTTCACCAGAAACTAAGCTTTATGTCGGTATTGAGCATTCCGTGTGGAATAACAAATATGGTTATAAAGGCGTTAATCAGAACGATGTCAGCGCATTGGTTAAATACCACTTCTAATTTATTTTTAAATCGATGAATATTAAAGCAAGACTTCGGTCTTGCTTTTTTTGGACCCAACCATTCACTCCAATAAGACGATATGCTCATGCACTTTATTATTCGACCTGCAATGCCCCAAGACCTGATTCATATTCAAAAAATATATAATCATGAAGTGAGCCAAGGACTGGCGAATTGGAATGATCAGCCCTTTGACCTAGAGCATTTTCACAACTGGTTTATACAGTTAAATGAGCAGCAATTTCCTTTGTTTGTCATTGAGGATATGACTCAACAGACGATTGCGGGCTATGCTGATTATTCAAGTTTTAGAAAAATCGCGGGGTTTCGTCATACCGTTGAACATTCTGTTTTTATCGATCCCCACTATGCCCGATTGGGCTTAGGTTTACGCTTACTTGAGCATTTAATTGCGCACGCTAAAACACAGCAGCTACATGTCATGGTAGCGGCCATTGATCATGAAAATGTAGGTTCTATTAAATTGCATGAAAAGCTGGGCTTTAAGCACACAGGCTATTTACCACAAGTCGGTCAAAAATTTAACCAATGGCGTGATCTGGTTTTGATGCAACTCATGCTTTCCGATGAATCAAATTCTTGATCAAGTACTTCATCAAAGCTTGAGTTAAAATGCCTGACTAAATCAGTTTTTCGTTGCCAATTTCGCTGGACAACATACTAATGACCGCAAGATTACTCTTTTTAGCATATTGATAAAAATCTTGGAGCTGGGTAAAAGCCAAAATCAGTTCTTCCACTTCACTGTCCGCATGTTCACCCCAATAATGTGGATACACCTTGGATGCTCGAAGTTCATCAGCTTTGTAACGCTTTCTAAAGTCACCTGTGGTCAATCTGCTTAACTGATGCTCTATCTCTGAGACCAAAACCACGGTGTTATATCTGACAGGGCTTTGCTGGGCAGCATCATGAAAGGGTGGATGTTGGAACACTGGATGCTGCGCACTAATGTTATACGATAATGGCGGTTCGCCTGCTACATCTTGCCCCGTTAATAGAAAATGCAATGCATGCCAAGTTTTACCCAAGGAGAGTTTGGTTTGAATACTGGATGAGGCTTTGACATCCTCAAGGGTGGTTGCGCGAATAATCAATTGTTCTAAATCATAAGGATGAATTGTCAGCAGCAGTGCTTCCATTTTTTTTGCTTCTTGTTATGTATTGCTCACAGCTTAACCTAAAGCTGAACATGATAAATCAGCGAATCTGTGCTGACAACATTACAAAATGTAAAAAAAGCAGGGTTTTCACCCAGTGTTAAAAATAATGATTCAATTTCATATGAAGACAATGATGTGTTTAAAGATGCCTATGAAGAAGCTCAGCGTATTATTCGTATTAGTGATGAAGTAAGAATCACTTTGGATGAAATTAAGACTGAAGTTACTCCAAAAGAGTCTATAGCAGTAGATAAAGAAATCGACTCAAATATGGATACAGAAAATAGTAAATTTACGAAGCTCACCACTGCAAAACTGGGAACAAAATTAGGATTAAAAACACCTGAAACTTTTGAAAAATTAATCGCAAAAGGTGATTTAACATTGACTGACAATGGTAAACATTTTTTAACGGATTCGGGCAAAGCAATCGGTGGTGAATCTAGAACAGGACAATATGGAATGTATTTTCTGTGGAATGAAAGTACTGAAATTTAATTCCCTCCAAACCTCCCTTCTTGCGTTTCGATATAAAGCAGTGCTTATATCTCGCTCAGGGAGGCTTTAAAAGCTTAAATCGCCACCAACTCCCTGATTCCTTTCTCTGGCATTTCAGCACCAACGCCTTGTGCAACCACTTGCCCACGCGCCATCACGGTATATCCATCTGCCAGCTCTTCTGCAAAATCATAAAATTGCTCAACCAGCACAATCGACATCTCGCCTGCATCGGCAAGTTTACGAATCACTTTGCCAATATCTTTAATAATCGAGGGTTGAATGCCCTCTGTCGGTTCATCCAAAATCAACACTTTGGGTTCAGAAGCCAAGGCACGCGCAATCGCTAGTTGTTGCTGCTGACCACCCGATAAATCTCCGCCACGGCGATGCTTCATTTCGTCCAAGACAGGGAAAATTTCATACAGATGCTCAGGCACTTTTCGAGTTTTCGCACCTGAAAATTTCGCCATCCCAATCAAGATGTTTTCCTCAACCGTTAAGGTAGAAAAAATATCTCGCCCTTGGGGCACATAAGCCAAGCCTTCTCTTACTCGCTGCTCAGGACTGAGTTTCGAAATATCTTTACCATTTAAAAGAATCTGTCCTGACTTGATCGGTAAGATTCCCATCAGGCATTTAAGTAGCGTGGTTTTACCGACACCATTTCGACCCAATACTACTGAACACGCACCTATAGGTGCGCTCAAAGACACATCTCTTAAAATATGACTGCCACCATAGAACTGATTGACGTTTTTAACTTCTAACATGGTCTCTCCTTAACGTCCCAAATACTTTTCAATCACGTCTTCATTGGCTTGTACTTCTGCCAACGTGCCTTCTGCCAATATTGCACCTTGTGCGAGTACCGTGACTTTTTCACTAATGGTGTCGATAAAACTCATGTCGTGTTCCACCACGATCAACGTGTGATTTTTATTAAGTTCTAGACATAGCTCAGCAGTACGCTCTGTTTCTGCATCGGTCATGCCTGCCACAGGTTCATCGAGTAAAATGAGTTTTGGGCGTTGCATGAGTAGCATGCCAATCTCAAGCCACTGTTTTTGACCATGTGACAGTAAACCTGCGGGCTTATGCACGAACTCTTCTAATCGAATTTGTGCCAAAGATTCCTCCAACGCGTTTTGTGCATCAGGCTCAAGGCGCGAAAAGAAGCTTTTTTTAACCCGTTTATCTTTGGGTGCTGCCAGCAGTAGATTTTCCATCACGGTAAAATTTTCAAACACAGTCGGTTTTTGAAATTTACGCCCAATGCCTGCTTCAGCGATTTGCTCGGTGCTCATCTTGGCTAAATCATAGTTTTGACCAAAAAATGCCGTACCTTCCGTTGGACGTGTTTTACCTGTGATCACATCCATGAGTGTAGTTTTACCCGCACCATTAGGTCCAATAATGCAGCGTAATTCACCCTCTTCGATGTACAGTGATAAATCATTTAAAGCACGAAATGAGTCAAACCAAACACTGACTTTTTCTAAATACAGCGCAATACCATGACTAAAATCAGGGCCGGCTACTTTTAAACGACCATAACCTTCACCCATTTGACCGCCATGTTGTTGTGTGTTTAAAACGACATCTGACATTTAGTTTTTCTCCTTTTTAAAGCGATCGAATAACCCAATCACCCCTTTTGGTAAGAAAATGGTCACCACAATAAACAATGCCCCTAGGATCAATAACCACACTTCTGGATATGCCACCGTAAAGTAGGTTTTTACACCATTAATTAAACCTGCACCCAGAATCGGGCCAATGAGTGTGCCACGCCCCCCTGCTGCCACCCAAACCGCCATTTCAATCGAGTTCACAGGGTTCATCTCGCTCGGGTTAATAATCCCAGCTTGTGGCACATAAAGTGCCCCTGCAATGCCTGCAATCACCGCAGATAACACCCATGCTGAGAGCTTGTACCACAGCGTGCGATAACCCAAATATTGCAAACGGTTTTCACTATCACGAATCGCACCGAGCACACGCCCATAGGGTTTATTCATTAAATGACGTAATCCAATAAAACAGGCAAGCAATGCCACAGCTGTAATAAAGCAAAGCGTTGCACGCATTGAGGCAGAGGTAATATCCATGCCTAAAATGGTTTTAAAGCCTGTAAAACCATTGTTACCGCCAAAGCCTGTTTCATTACGGAAGAACAAAAGTGCTGCGGCAAAAGTCATGGCTTGGGTAATGATCGAAAAATATACGCCTTTAATTTTTGAACGAAATGCAAAATATCCAAAGATAAATGCAATGATTCCGGGAACCAAAATCACTAATGCCATGGCCCATAAAATATATTCGGTGCCGACCCAATACCACGGCAGTTCCGTCCAGCTTAAAAAGCGCATAAAGTCAGGTAGGGCATCGCCTGCTGATTCACGCATCAGGTACATACCAAAGGCATAACCGCCTAAAGCAAAGTACAAGCCATGCCCTAGACTTAAAATCCCGGCATAACCCCAAACCAAATCCAGTGCTAAAGCCACCAGTGCCAAACACATGATCTTGCCAATTAAAGTCACCCAATACGCAGATAAATGCAGACTTGAATCACTTGGCAGTAAATGAAACCACGGTAAGATCAGCATGACGACGAAACATGCCGCAATGGCAATCGCGCTAGAAGGCTTATCGGATAG
This genomic window from Acinetobacter sp. TGL-Y2 contains:
- a CDS encoding DUF2147 domain-containing protein, producing the protein MKKIALALGLLATTVFANAADPLDGTVWKTIDDKTKQAKAVVKFTEQSNGTLTASIQSVLTPGEENACKKCEGTYKNKSLKGLTIVRNLKNSGGTSYEGGSILDPQSGKTYKLKGKLAAGGKKLELRGFIGVAALGRNQTWVRAN
- a CDS encoding alpha/beta hydrolase, which translates into the protein MKINPLLKQYITESILKSTLRFPSRLNLPPTVLRVALEQLSKVFPQPKNVAFKALRIAGIRAEEIKPQPETTQLIFHIHGGAFFLGSMNTHRAFMSEIALRTQMQVLHLDYPLSPEQCFPDVGEAIYDVYRMLLDQGVLTKDIIVSGDSCGANLALGLALRLRDEDPKLLPSGLMLMSPFLDLTLTSESLRYNQKHDALLSIEVLETGMSHYVPKGIDRSDPALSPIFADLKGLPPTLVQIGSKEILMDDAKRFEEKAKAAGVKVEYKLYTGMWHNFQMFSAWFDEAKQALADIAEFAHKLDRN
- a CDS encoding YfbM family protein, coding for MEALLLTIHPYDLEQLIIRATTLEDVKASSSIQTKLSLGKTWHALHFLLTGQDVAGEPPLSYNISAQHPVFQHPPFHDAAQQSPVRYNTVVLVSEIEHQLSRLTTGDFRKRYKADELRASKVYPHYWGEHADSEVEELILAFTQLQDFYQYAKKSNLAVISMLSSEIGNEKLI
- the urtE gene encoding urea ABC transporter ATP-binding subunit UrtE; amino-acid sequence: MLEVKNVNQFYGGSHILRDVSLSAPIGACSVVLGRNGVGKTTLLKCLMGILPIKSGQILLNGKDISKLSPEQRVREGLAYVPQGRDIFSTLTVEENILIGMAKFSGAKTRKVPEHLYEIFPVLDEMKHRRGGDLSGGQQQQLAIARALASEPKVLILDEPTEGIQPSIIKDIGKVIRKLADAGEMSIVLVEQFYDFAEELADGYTVMARGQVVAQGVGAEMPEKGIRELVAI
- a CDS encoding Spx/MgsR family RNA polymerase-binding regulatory protein; translation: MLKVYGIKNCSSMKKAFDLLNELGLAYEFHDYKKQGIDADTVKVWLDQIGTEVVLNKKGTTWRKLSTAEQEAALGTEAGLIQALTTHNSLIKRPIIATGNAFVVGFDEAMIRGLN
- the urtC gene encoding urea ABC transporter permease subunit UrtC, whose translation is MKITSLLSDKPSSAIAIAACFVVMLILPWFHLLPSDSSLHLSAYWVTLIGKIMCLALVALALDLVWGYAGILSLGHGLYFALGGYAFGMYLMRESAGDALPDFMRFLSWTELPWYWVGTEYILWAMALVILVPGIIAFIFGYFAFRSKIKGVYFSIITQAMTFAAALLFFRNETGFGGNNGFTGFKTILGMDITSASMRATLCFITAVALLACFIGLRHLMNKPYGRVLGAIRDSENRLQYLGYRTLWYKLSAWVLSAVIAGIAGALYVPQAGIINPSEMNPVNSIEMAVWVAAGGRGTLIGPILGAGLINGVKTYFTVAYPEVWLLILGALFIVVTIFLPKGVIGLFDRFKKEKN
- a CDS encoding ankyrin repeat domain-containing protein; the protein is MLTAQQQVFVQALEELDLEQVQHLLAEGLNPNFIIEDKGPAVSVWSDTLFHWWEAICEAHEAGEPMCAEQKQLSLQVHLDILEALIQAKANFHLWDAEECYGPLWDAASAACVPAVKRLLEHKVDPNSKDEEGNTILSSISDLFFDCDFDKIDWSQALPEEKETLELLRNNGAKTTKELA
- a CDS encoding GGDEF domain-containing protein, translated to MRKTVYSERRRKIHIVVRNIFKKLGLSSWLNPKNISALETDPLTGIYNQFGINVYLKELRHSPKQNYAIVLLNLDNFKDIQHSFGLKAAEKALVKTARLLTQNIRDTDLVGRYGEHEFILILCDIELDDANDVAQRCLNVIQNTPIRYNAQHIDLHASCGVSVSDEDAVSDKILQYADRALYLAKISGFNQLRDQRAVLG
- a CDS encoding exodeoxyribonuclease III, producing the protein MIPKSSYPSDQKILRVVSINVNGLRSSVTKGLLEWMEQSEADVICMQESRITHAQWTDKFKPEGWYTHLFPAERPGYAGTAIYSRLPFLSVTNGLGFELADSQGRFISAEFDLGLGQSAYICSLYLPSGSSGDEAQVRKDHFLEQYGQILKQWRDENKSVIVCGDYNIVHKRIDIKNWSGNQKASGCLPHERAWLDHIYDELGYVDTFREVRKEAEVYSWWSNRGQARAKNVGWRIDYHACSPDWKNRTVNAWVYRDHWYSDHAPVIIDYVI
- a CDS encoding outer membrane protein OmpK — protein: MKLTQIVASCALTSAAAFTQAAPIWQDFSITGLYGENYKSPFVTQNEKVEQSTITAEYAAGLKYGDFFAFADRSNNDPDGNETYFEVAPRLSLGAVTGKKLEVGPIKDVLVATTWEGGEGFNNYLYGIGFSLDIPYTQYANINFYKAENDNTDDDYQLTITYAVPFKLGSEDFLVDAFLDWSTAEKTHASELNWTSQYKWNVGKHISPETKLYVGIEHSVWNNKYGYKGVNQNDVSALVKYHF
- a CDS encoding transporter — encoded protein: MTKLKQLSFIISLSSLGMSAMASDFSFDRPGTGFGTGITPVGNLAWEQGLPAAKYVESKDASGIKTKTLSLNADMLLRTGLAENTELQLGWLGPAWTQAKSQGQTVEDDGLGDVSIAVKHRVDLDDDKLSMAVLAQALIATGNDGFSAEEDIYTLGTSVQYQYNALVNTSMSMFYEVQDGDWSVTAIPSIGYKIAGDWSGYSELVYRKKESLDNEYALGTGLIYALNERTQFDASVGVDLDGQARSYNAGLGISYLF
- a CDS encoding HPF/RaiA family ribosome-associated protein, whose amino-acid sequence is MNIEIRTDKNIQNSERLIDYVREELTAEFQRHTEKITHFSVHFSDENGPKGGAEDIRCMIEARPAGFKPVVVNHKGHNIDTAVHGAIDRLKRSLEHVFEKKENPRGGPIALKDDDQDDQDDLALDEDEV
- a CDS encoding GNAT family N-acetyltransferase, translated to MHFIIRPAMPQDLIHIQKIYNHEVSQGLANWNDQPFDLEHFHNWFIQLNEQQFPLFVIEDMTQQTIAGYADYSSFRKIAGFRHTVEHSVFIDPHYARLGLGLRLLEHLIAHAKTQQLHVMVAAIDHENVGSIKLHEKLGFKHTGYLPQVGQKFNQWRDLVLMQLMLSDESNS
- the urtD gene encoding urea ABC transporter ATP-binding protein UrtD, with translation MSDVVLNTQQHGGQMGEGYGRLKVAGPDFSHGIALYLEKVSVWFDSFRALNDLSLYIEEGELRCIIGPNGAGKTTLMDVITGKTRPTEGTAFFGQNYDLAKMSTEQIAEAGIGRKFQKPTVFENFTVMENLLLAAPKDKRVKKSFFSRLEPDAQNALEESLAQIRLEEFVHKPAGLLSHGQKQWLEIGMLLMQRPKLILLDEPVAGMTDAETERTAELCLELNKNHTLIVVEHDMSFIDTISEKVTVLAQGAILAEGTLAEVQANEDVIEKYLGR